GAAGAAGTTGTGAGACttgggcacacatgcacacgaatATCCACACTAAGGACTTTTAAGTTCTCTGCAGGCAAGAGACATATTTTAATAAGCACTGGCAAAACACTTCCCAGGCCTAGTATAGGGGTGGGACTTAGTGGTTCGATACCTGTTGAAAAGCCTTTAACTTAAAACCAGGGGAGGTCTCAAAACTGAGGACCAGACTTGAGCTGCACCGAAGAGGCTGccttatttcatatgtatgaacAAGATGTAGCAAAAGCTAGTGACATCACAAGAGAGCCCCACCCAGCTGCTAAGCCACACCCATTTGCAGTCACAATGGATAAGACCTTAAATACGTGGACTCCTGGCCCTGCCGGCCTTGCAAAGCCCCTCATTTTGGCAGAAATTACAATGTCGACCAGCCGCAAGCTAAAGAGCCATGGCATGAGGAGAGGAAAAAACCGAGCTCCTCACAAGGGTGTCAAGAGAGGAGGCGGCAAGAGAAAATACCGGAAGGGCTGCCTGAGGAGTAGGAAACGGGGCGATGACGGTAAGTGAAGTGTGGGTAGACATATTCAGGGACGTGTTTATCCAGCTGCCTTCATGAAGGCATTCCTCAGTCGGAACCAGCAATCTCAGCCCGAGATGCTGGAGCTGTGTGGCTGAGTTCCTAGGGATAAGGATGCTGATGGCTGTGTCTTAACAGGTCTTCCTGTTGTAAATCTGTCCTTCCCCACAGCAAGTCGCAATTACCGCTCCCACTTGTGATGCAGCAAAATGAGCTCTTCCCTGGTGGACTTCACCACCACCAGACAGCAACTGAGGACATCAGAGGGGACTGCCAAAGAGGTCTGAAGTTAGAGCAAAGCCAGAGAAAGATCCCATCGAGTGCATACAATGCCAGTCGCGGTGAAATAAGGAATGTATGTTGGCTGTTTCTCCCCAACATCTcaataacattttgaaaacaaataaaactggtgaaaactgaaattttcttttgatcTTTTGGTTGGAAAATATTTGGGTTTCTGAGCTTACGCAGGGTTGGAGGTAAAACCATTAGACATGACCCTCTACACCTTGGTGTATGTTCCAGCTTTGCCTACCCAGAATGCAGTCAACTCAAGATTTGGACCTTTACCTGGGTAGCAAGGAACGCACTGTGTTAAGTCTTAAGTGGGCTTGCAGCATAAAATCAAAGGTAGCAGTTAAGATTTTATGCTTCAAGCCCACCTTAACTCCATCCCAACTCAACTGTACCTCAAACCCACCTTAAAACCCATCCCAACTCAACTGTATTTCAAACCCATCCCAACTCAGCATGGCAGGTATGTGGACACATGGATGACTATATCCAAGCTCAGAACATTTCTGtcctcctttctcttgccttgggACTGGAACAGCTTCACTGGGGTGATGTTTCGCTGTTCCTAGTTTCTCTGGAATGCCATGTTCTGAAATCATGTTTGGTCTTTTGGAAAGTGAAATTAGGGTTTGGCCACAAAAAGGG
The genomic region above belongs to Microtus ochrogaster isolate Prairie Vole_2 linkage group LG4, MicOch1.0, whole genome shotgun sequence and contains:
- the Tnp1 gene encoding spermatid nuclear transition protein 1 yields the protein MDKTLNTWTPGPAGLAKPLILAEITMSTSRKLKSHGMRRGKNRAPHKGVKRGGGKRKYRKGCLRSRKRGDDASRNYRSHL